One genomic segment of Flagellimonas marinaquae includes these proteins:
- a CDS encoding RrF2 family transcriptional regulator, producing MLSKKTKYGLKALTYLAKVDDRQPVQIAEIAKHENISQKFLESILLTLRRNGFLGSKKGKGGGYYLIKEPKDIPMTTVMRVLEGPIAMVPCVSLNFYEKCEDCPNEDECSVHKLMLQVRDSALDVYRNNTLADLL from the coding sequence ATGCTCTCCAAGAAGACAAAATACGGACTAAAAGCACTTACCTATCTTGCAAAGGTAGATGATAGACAGCCGGTACAGATTGCTGAAATTGCCAAGCATGAAAATATTTCCCAAAAATTTCTGGAAAGTATTTTGTTGACCCTTCGAAGGAACGGATTTTTGGGTTCCAAAAAAGGAAAGGGAGGAGGGTACTACCTTATAAAAGAACCCAAGGATATTCCAATGACCACTGTAATGAGGGTGCTGGAAGGTCCTATAGCCATGGTTCCATGCGTTAGCCTCAATTTCTACGAAAAATGTGAAGACTGTCCAAATGAAGACGAATGTTCTGTGCACAAGTTAATGCTTCAGGTAAGGGATAGTGCTTTGGACGTTTACCGAAACAATACCTTGGCAGATTTACTTTAA
- the cysD gene encoding sulfate adenylyltransferase subunit CysD: MLTEPIKKSDTLIGDERPSANALEHEAIYIIREVAAQFEKPVLLFSGGKDSITLVRLAQKAFWPAKIPFPLMHIDTGHNFPETIEFRDKLVEELGVELIVRNVQDSIDEGKVVEETGKYASRNMLQTTTLLDAIEEFKFDACIGGARRDEEKARAKERIFSVRDDFGQWDEKNQRPELFDMLNGEIEIGQNVRVFPISNWTELDVWSYIQKENIEIPSIYFAHKRNTFLRDGLIWSAEDEVVFRAEDEQVEERMVRFRTVGDMSCTAAVESYADTIDKVVAEIRDSRISERGARIDDKRSEAAMEKRKQQGYF; the protein is encoded by the coding sequence ATACTAACAGAACCAATTAAAAAATCAGACACTTTGATAGGTGACGAAAGACCAAGCGCAAACGCTTTGGAACATGAAGCAATTTACATTATTAGGGAGGTAGCGGCACAGTTTGAAAAACCTGTACTACTGTTCTCCGGAGGAAAAGACTCGATAACGTTGGTGCGTTTGGCACAAAAAGCGTTTTGGCCTGCCAAAATTCCCTTCCCATTAATGCATATAGATACAGGGCACAACTTTCCCGAAACCATTGAGTTCAGGGATAAGTTAGTAGAAGAACTTGGAGTGGAACTTATAGTTCGCAATGTCCAAGATTCCATTGATGAAGGAAAAGTAGTGGAGGAAACTGGTAAGTACGCCAGTAGGAATATGCTCCAGACCACAACTTTGTTGGATGCAATCGAGGAGTTTAAGTTCGATGCCTGTATTGGTGGAGCAAGAAGAGATGAAGAAAAGGCACGGGCCAAGGAGCGTATTTTTTCGGTTCGAGACGATTTTGGTCAGTGGGACGAAAAGAATCAACGTCCAGAACTGTTCGATATGCTTAATGGAGAAATCGAAATAGGTCAGAATGTACGGGTATTTCCAATAAGCAACTGGACAGAGTTGGACGTTTGGAGCTACATCCAAAAGGAGAACATCGAGATACCATCGATCTATTTTGCCCATAAGCGAAATACCTTCTTGCGTGATGGATTGATTTGGTCCGCAGAAGACGAAGTCGTTTTTCGCGCTGAAGACGAACAAGTAGAGGAAAGAATGGTGCGTTTTAGAACCGTTGGCGATATGAGCTGTACGGCCGCAGTGGAATCATATGCCGATACCATTGATAAGGTAGTAGCCGAAATCAGGGACTCCAGAATTTCTGAACGGGGCGCTCGGATTGATGACAAACGTTCCGAAGCAGCCATGGAAAAACGAAAACAACAAGGATACTTTTAA
- a CDS encoding DUF2061 domain-containing protein: MITDQLIVKSGKEQNTYSKDITSESPKRSIAKSISWRVVGTLDTIIISWLVTGTLSLAFSIGLVELVTKMILYFFHERIWNSIKWGK, encoded by the coding sequence ATGATTACTGACCAATTGATAGTTAAAAGCGGTAAGGAACAAAATACCTACTCAAAGGATATAACTTCAGAGAGTCCAAAAAGAAGTATTGCAAAATCCATTAGCTGGAGAGTTGTAGGGACTTTGGACACCATTATTATATCGTGGTTGGTTACCGGTACCTTGAGTTTGGCCTTTTCAATAGGTTTGGTGGAGCTCGTTACCAAAATGATACTGTACTTTTTTCATGAAAGAATTTGGAACTCCATCAAATGGGGTAAATAA
- a CDS encoding HEPN domain-containing protein has product MQSFRTEIENPVVEKDIIDLEKKINQFNGGNIDEEKFRSLRLARGIYGQRQPGVQMIRIKLPYGKVTSNQLLRIADVSDEYSRGRLHITTRQDIQIHYVDLERTPELWAQLEKDEVTIREACGNTVRNVTASETAGIDVDEPFDVSPYAQAVFEYFLRNPIGQEMGRKFKVSFSASDADTGLSYMHDLGFIAKEKDGERGFKVMLAGGLGSQPRHADELYSFLPTDQIIPLMEGVIRVFDRYGERKSRAKARMKFLLKDIGLDGFKQLLEEEQTAIPHQTYPINFEEYPKVNIAEVETPEVIIEDQNAFEEWKSTNLVPQKQEGYVAIGIKVLLGDFYTDKARKLARLVQNYAAGEIRLSLRQNILVPYVKEELVPFFYQELNKLGFAEAGYNKALDITACPGTDTCNLGIASSTGIADELERVIKAEYPQYIKNPDVVIKISGCMNACGQHNMAHIGFQGMSVRTKDKLVAPALQVLLGGGNYGDGKARFADKVAKIPSKRGPQALRLILDDFEANGNGTSFTDYYEAKGQHYFYDFLKPLTDVDNLTQDDFIDWGNEEKYKKEIGIGECAGVIVDLVATLFFESQEKIENAEEAIKERKWAASIYYSYQSIVNSAKALLTAEKVKTNTHASIIKDFDRLYVETGKIAFEGGFDKVALQLNKNEPSEAFAKSYLEDAKTVLKRLETFRKLELEHA; this is encoded by the coding sequence ATGCAAAGCTTTAGAACAGAAATAGAAAACCCGGTAGTGGAAAAGGACATCATTGATCTGGAAAAAAAAATCAACCAGTTCAATGGAGGCAATATTGACGAGGAAAAATTCCGAAGCCTTCGGTTGGCTCGAGGTATTTATGGTCAACGCCAGCCTGGGGTACAAATGATCCGGATTAAGTTGCCTTACGGAAAGGTGACCTCAAATCAGTTGTTGCGGATTGCAGATGTTTCCGATGAGTACTCCAGAGGACGATTGCATATCACTACTCGTCAAGATATCCAGATTCATTATGTGGACTTGGAACGCACTCCAGAGCTTTGGGCGCAACTGGAGAAGGATGAAGTAACCATTCGGGAAGCTTGTGGAAATACCGTTCGCAACGTAACTGCTAGTGAAACTGCAGGAATCGATGTAGATGAACCTTTTGATGTTTCCCCCTATGCCCAAGCAGTTTTCGAATATTTCTTAAGAAATCCGATCGGGCAGGAAATGGGAAGAAAATTCAAAGTTTCTTTCTCTGCCAGTGATGCAGATACAGGACTGTCCTATATGCACGATCTTGGTTTTATCGCCAAAGAAAAAGATGGTGAAAGAGGATTTAAAGTAATGTTGGCAGGCGGATTAGGTTCTCAACCACGCCATGCCGATGAACTCTACAGCTTTTTGCCTACGGATCAAATTATTCCGTTGATGGAAGGTGTAATCCGTGTGTTCGATAGATACGGAGAGCGAAAAAGTAGAGCAAAAGCCCGGATGAAATTTTTGCTGAAGGATATCGGTCTGGATGGTTTTAAACAATTGCTGGAAGAAGAACAGACCGCAATTCCACATCAAACCTATCCCATCAATTTTGAGGAGTATCCAAAAGTAAATATCGCTGAGGTTGAAACTCCAGAAGTTATAATTGAAGACCAAAATGCGTTTGAAGAGTGGAAATCCACCAACTTGGTGCCTCAAAAACAAGAAGGTTATGTGGCTATCGGGATTAAAGTGCTATTGGGAGATTTCTACACGGACAAGGCGCGTAAACTGGCCAGATTGGTGCAGAATTATGCAGCAGGGGAGATTCGTTTGTCCCTAAGACAAAACATATTGGTTCCATATGTAAAAGAGGAATTGGTGCCATTCTTTTACCAAGAATTGAATAAACTTGGCTTTGCCGAAGCTGGCTATAACAAAGCATTGGATATCACGGCATGTCCGGGAACCGATACCTGTAATTTGGGTATTGCCAGTAGCACGGGAATTGCCGATGAGTTGGAAAGAGTAATCAAAGCTGAATATCCTCAATACATCAAAAATCCAGATGTGGTTATCAAGATCAGTGGATGTATGAACGCTTGTGGTCAGCATAACATGGCACATATTGGGTTCCAAGGAATGTCCGTTAGAACCAAGGATAAATTGGTGGCACCCGCACTTCAAGTTTTATTGGGCGGAGGAAATTATGGTGATGGAAAAGCAAGATTTGCCGACAAAGTCGCTAAGATTCCAAGTAAAAGAGGGCCGCAGGCTTTGCGTCTTATTTTGGATGACTTCGAAGCCAACGGAAATGGAACTTCTTTTACCGATTATTATGAAGCTAAAGGACAACATTATTTCTATGATTTCCTTAAACCGTTGACGGATGTGGATAATTTGACCCAAGACGATTTTATCGATTGGGGCAACGAGGAAAAATATAAAAAGGAGATTGGAATCGGGGAATGTGCGGGAGTCATTGTTGACCTTGTGGCCACATTGTTCTTTGAAAGCCAAGAGAAGATTGAAAATGCCGAAGAGGCCATCAAAGAAAGAAAATGGGCGGCAAGTATTTATTACTCCTACCAATCCATTGTGAATTCTGCGAAGGCATTGTTGACGGCCGAAAAAGTAAAGACCAATACCCATGCGAGCATCATCAAGGATTTTGATAGACTGTATGTGGAAACAGGAAAAATAGCCTTTGAGGGAGGTTTTGATAAAGTGGCCCTTCAATTAAACAAGAACGAACCATCCGAAGCATTTGCAAAAAGCTATTTGGAAGATGCCAAAACAGTGCTGAAACGTTTGGAAACGTTCAGAAAATTGGAATTGGAACATGCGTAA
- the thrA gene encoding bifunctional aspartate kinase/homoserine dehydrogenase I, translated as MLHKIEIKEYTTLSGHTQEIELSYQLFGKPLHSAPIILVNHALTGNSNVAGEDGWWSDLIGDGKCIDTKKYTILSFNIPGNGFDGFIIENYKDFVAGDIARIFLWGLRALEIEKLFAIIGGSLGGGIAWEMTAIDPKITEHLIPVASDWKSTDWLIANCQIQEQFLVNSKQPVHDARMHAMLCYRTPESFKERFKRSTNEELQIFNVESWLMHHGKKLQERFQLSAYKLMNQLLKSIDITRDGEEAFNALQESDTKIHIIGVNSDLFFTAEENKETFKRLAQANTNVTYGEVQSVHGHDAFLMEFEQLEKLLSTVFQKSTERIKILKFGGKSLANGEGIERVLNIIGKRYDEQEHFAVVVSARGKATDQLENLLEKAVNGEDFQKDLKKFAEYQKNNFDGVDITEELSAIEKILSGVSLTGDYSLKTKDEILSFGELISGKYVTAALQANGVKATLLDSRQLIKTDDSFSNAEVDEGLSKENVLRYFHELDSGTVPVVTGFIASNKNGATTTLGRNGTNYSAALLANFLDASELINYTHVDGIFTANPDLVKDARLIDMISYSEANELANFGATILHAKTIIPLIEKNIPLRICNTFNDDNEGTLIGPKTGRGGIKSLSVLDNMALINLEGRGLLGKVGVDMRIFRALGQNDISVGIVSQGSSERGIGLVVDVSKADKAKKVLDQEFETDYSSQDINKISVVKDVSVISIVGMDLSSFHKPFNALVKNQITPLLFNNTVTGKNVSMVMKKTDLHKAINVIHGQIFGIAKKINLALFGHGNVGGTLIHQILDSKNTIEDRKSIDLKIFAVSNSTKVLLDASGIGADWKERLETEGQPYSAEDIITFAKKHHLENLIAVDNTASKTFVEKYETLIEHGFDLVSSNKIANTLSFDQYKSIRKCLDQNQKQYLYETNVGAGLPLIDTIKLLHLSGENITRIKGVFSGSLSYIFNTFSEKDVTFSEIVKEAMENGFTEPDPREDLSGNDVGRKLLILARELDLQNEFADIEVQNLIPKELEVLVFKNFMEQIEKMDTVFEKIKKDQKQGHVLRYVGDLHGDLQQDKGVLDVKLVSVPKESALGQVKGSDSIIEIYTESYGEHPLVIQGAGAGAAVTARGVFGDILRIAEKI; from the coding sequence ATGTTGCATAAAATAGAGATAAAGGAATACACGACCTTATCCGGTCATACACAAGAAATTGAACTGTCGTATCAGTTGTTCGGAAAGCCATTGCATTCGGCACCGATCATTCTTGTGAACCATGCCTTGACAGGTAATTCGAACGTTGCCGGAGAAGATGGCTGGTGGTCCGATTTGATCGGGGATGGAAAATGTATCGATACAAAAAAGTACACCATTCTGTCATTTAACATACCGGGAAATGGTTTTGATGGTTTTATTATTGAAAACTATAAGGACTTTGTTGCCGGGGATATTGCTAGAATATTTTTATGGGGACTTCGGGCCTTGGAAATCGAAAAATTGTTTGCCATAATCGGAGGCTCGTTGGGAGGAGGAATTGCATGGGAAATGACTGCTATTGACCCAAAGATAACCGAGCATTTGATCCCTGTGGCCTCCGATTGGAAATCCACGGATTGGTTGATTGCCAATTGTCAGATTCAGGAGCAATTTTTGGTCAACTCCAAACAACCGGTGCACGATGCACGTATGCATGCGATGTTGTGCTACCGTACCCCGGAATCATTTAAAGAAAGGTTTAAAAGAAGTACCAACGAAGAGCTTCAAATATTTAATGTAGAATCTTGGTTGATGCATCACGGCAAAAAGTTACAAGAGCGTTTTCAGCTTTCTGCCTATAAATTAATGAACCAATTGCTCAAATCCATCGATATAACCAGAGATGGAGAGGAAGCATTTAACGCCTTGCAGGAAAGCGATACCAAGATTCATATAATCGGGGTAAACTCCGATTTGTTCTTTACTGCCGAAGAAAATAAGGAAACATTTAAGCGATTGGCACAGGCCAATACCAATGTTACTTATGGCGAAGTACAATCCGTACATGGGCACGATGCCTTTTTGATGGAGTTTGAACAATTGGAGAAATTGTTGTCCACCGTATTTCAGAAGAGTACAGAACGCATCAAAATTTTAAAATTTGGTGGAAAATCTTTGGCAAACGGCGAAGGAATTGAACGTGTTTTGAATATTATCGGTAAAAGATATGATGAGCAAGAACATTTTGCAGTAGTAGTTTCTGCGCGCGGTAAGGCAACGGACCAATTGGAGAACCTATTGGAAAAAGCGGTCAATGGGGAAGACTTCCAAAAAGATTTGAAGAAGTTTGCCGAATACCAAAAAAATAATTTTGATGGTGTGGACATAACCGAAGAACTGTCCGCAATCGAAAAAATATTGAGCGGGGTGTCATTAACAGGTGATTACAGTCTAAAAACCAAGGATGAAATACTGTCCTTCGGTGAATTGATATCTGGAAAATATGTTACTGCTGCCTTGCAGGCAAACGGGGTAAAGGCTACATTGCTCGACTCCAGACAACTCATAAAAACCGACGATAGTTTTAGCAATGCCGAGGTAGATGAAGGGCTGTCCAAAGAAAATGTGCTACGGTACTTCCATGAGCTGGATTCGGGCACCGTACCCGTGGTAACCGGGTTTATAGCCTCCAATAAGAATGGTGCAACCACTACTTTGGGAAGAAATGGAACAAATTATTCAGCAGCTCTGTTGGCCAATTTTTTGGATGCAAGCGAGTTGATCAATTACACCCATGTTGATGGTATTTTTACCGCCAATCCCGATTTGGTGAAAGATGCTAGGTTAATCGATATGATTTCTTACAGTGAGGCCAATGAACTCGCCAATTTTGGTGCCACCATTTTGCATGCAAAGACGATTATCCCCTTGATCGAAAAAAACATCCCATTGCGTATCTGCAATACTTTCAATGATGATAACGAGGGTACCTTGATCGGTCCAAAAACTGGTCGTGGTGGCATAAAGTCCCTTTCCGTGTTGGATAATATGGCCCTTATCAATCTTGAGGGTAGGGGGTTGCTCGGTAAAGTAGGTGTGGATATGCGTATTTTCAGGGCCCTTGGCCAAAACGATATCTCCGTTGGAATTGTTTCCCAAGGATCATCGGAAAGAGGTATTGGTTTGGTAGTGGATGTCTCCAAGGCGGATAAGGCAAAAAAAGTACTCGATCAGGAATTTGAGACGGACTATTCATCGCAGGATATCAATAAAATATCCGTGGTGAAGGATGTTTCCGTTATTTCTATTGTGGGTATGGACTTGAGCAGTTTTCATAAACCCTTCAATGCCTTGGTCAAAAACCAAATCACACCCTTACTGTTCAACAACACGGTGACAGGAAAAAATGTGAGCATGGTGATGAAGAAAACCGATCTGCACAAAGCCATAAACGTGATCCATGGGCAAATTTTCGGTATTGCGAAGAAAATCAATTTGGCCTTGTTCGGTCATGGCAATGTGGGGGGAACATTGATCCATCAGATTTTGGATTCAAAAAATACGATCGAGGACAGAAAAAGTATCGATTTAAAAATATTTGCAGTGTCCAATTCAACAAAAGTACTATTGGATGCTTCGGGTATTGGTGCCGATTGGAAAGAGCGTTTGGAAACTGAGGGACAGCCTTATTCTGCCGAAGATATAATCACTTTTGCCAAAAAACATCATTTAGAGAATTTGATTGCAGTTGATAATACCGCAAGCAAAACATTTGTGGAAAAATATGAAACCTTGATCGAGCATGGTTTTGATCTGGTGTCATCCAACAAGATTGCAAATACCTTGAGCTTTGATCAATATAAATCCATACGAAAGTGTTTAGATCAAAATCAAAAACAATACCTGTACGAAACCAATGTGGGTGCAGGGCTTCCACTTATCGATACAATTAAACTACTGCATCTTTCCGGTGAGAATATTACTCGGATTAAGGGGGTGTTTTCAGGGTCGTTGAGTTATATTTTTAATACATTTTCCGAGAAAGATGTCACTTTTTCCGAAATTGTAAAGGAAGCTATGGAAAATGGGTTTACAGAACCTGATCCTAGGGAAGACCTGTCCGGGAACGATGTAGGAAGAAAACTTTTGATTTTGGCCAGAGAGTTGGACCTTCAGAACGAGTTCGCGGATATTGAAGTGCAAAATTTAATTCCAAAAGAGCTTGAAGTCTTGGTTTTTAAGAATTTTATGGAACAAATTGAAAAGATGGACACTGTTTTTGAAAAGATAAAGAAGGACCAGAAACAAGGCCATGTATTGCGATATGTTGGGGATTTGCATGGAGATTTACAACAGGACAAAGGAGTCCTGGATGTAAAACTCGTCTCTGTGCCCAAAGAGAGTGCATTGGGCCAGGTAAAGGGCTCCGATTCGATCATTGAAATTTATACGGAGTCTTACGGAGAGCACCCACTTGTGATTCAAGGAGCGGGAGCAGGAGCTGCTGTTACGGCAAGAGGTGTATTTGGTGATATTTTAAGAATAGCGGAAAAGATATAA
- a CDS encoding phosphoadenosine phosphosulfate reductase family protein, translating into MALNQQEIQNLNKQFKGISPEEIISWAIQHGKTPVVTTNFRPYEVAILHATTKVDNSIPVIWCDTGYNTPQTYKHAEELISRLELNIKLYVPKQTSSHRDAVMGIPHIDDPKHAIFTEQVKLEPFRRAMEEHRPDVWFTNLRKGQTAHRDSLDVLSLSKDGVLKVSPFYHWSDTQLDAYLQKHGLPNEHKYFDPTKVLENRECGLHT; encoded by the coding sequence ATGGCATTGAACCAACAAGAAATCCAGAATTTAAATAAACAGTTTAAGGGTATTTCTCCAGAAGAAATCATTTCTTGGGCAATACAGCACGGTAAAACTCCCGTTGTAACTACGAACTTTAGACCTTACGAGGTTGCCATCCTGCATGCAACAACAAAAGTAGATAACTCCATACCTGTAATATGGTGCGACACGGGCTACAATACCCCTCAAACCTATAAACATGCAGAAGAGTTAATTTCAAGATTGGAATTGAACATTAAATTATATGTTCCAAAACAAACATCATCCCATCGAGATGCTGTAATGGGGATTCCACATATAGACGATCCAAAGCATGCCATATTTACGGAGCAGGTAAAGTTGGAGCCGTTCAGAAGAGCTATGGAAGAACATAGACCCGATGTTTGGTTCACCAATCTTCGTAAAGGTCAAACTGCACATAGAGATTCTTTGGATGTGTTGAGTTTGAGCAAAGATGGAGTTTTAAAGGTGAGTCCTTTTTATCATTGGAGCGATACCCAGTTAGATGCTTATTTACAAAAACATGGATTGCCCAACGAGCATAAATATTTTGACCCGACAAAAGTATTGGAAAACCGAGAATGTGGTTTGCATACCTAA
- a CDS encoding sulfate adenylyltransferase subunit 1 has translation MEVLKLATAGSVDDGKSTLIGRLLYDTKSMTDDKLEAIERTSKQKGYDYLDFSLATDGLVAEREQGITIDVAHIYFSTPSKSYIIADTPGHVEYTRNMVTGASTSQASIILIDARKGVIEQTHRHFFINNLLRIKDVIVAINKMDLVDFSEERYNNIKADFEELMKKREYQDQTITFIPVSALKGDNVVNRSEHMSWYKGQTLLEHLEELDQKDIYNTGTPRFPVQYVIRPKTDDFHDFRGFAGKVYGGELSVGDEVIVLPSMTRSTIKDIYFYDKKYQTAPRRSSVTITLEDEVNVSRGDMLVKVGDLPTVDKQLTATISWMDGASFIPGGKYVLQHGVNKVLAKVDAIEHKINPDYSGIEENVSALQMNDIAKVRFRLNKPIFYDKFKNHRTNGSFILIDSRTNNTAGVGFIE, from the coding sequence ATGGAAGTTTTAAAATTAGCAACAGCAGGTAGTGTGGACGATGGTAAAAGTACCTTGATCGGAAGATTGTTGTACGACACAAAATCCATGACCGACGATAAATTAGAGGCCATAGAACGTACTAGCAAACAAAAAGGGTACGATTATCTCGATTTTTCACTGGCAACCGATGGATTGGTAGCCGAGAGGGAGCAGGGAATCACTATCGATGTGGCCCATATTTACTTTTCAACACCATCCAAGAGTTATATTATTGCCGATACACCTGGGCATGTCGAATACACACGCAATATGGTTACAGGAGCATCAACATCCCAAGCATCCATTATTTTAATTGATGCACGTAAAGGGGTGATCGAGCAAACACATCGCCACTTTTTTATCAATAACCTATTAAGGATAAAAGACGTGATCGTGGCCATAAACAAAATGGACCTGGTAGATTTCTCAGAGGAGAGGTACAACAACATCAAAGCTGACTTTGAGGAGTTGATGAAAAAACGGGAATATCAAGACCAGACCATCACCTTTATCCCAGTCAGCGCATTAAAAGGGGATAATGTGGTAAATCGTTCAGAGCATATGTCTTGGTACAAAGGCCAAACTCTGTTGGAACACTTGGAAGAACTGGACCAAAAAGATATTTATAATACAGGTACACCTCGTTTTCCTGTACAATATGTAATCCGTCCAAAAACAGACGATTTCCACGATTTCCGTGGATTTGCTGGGAAAGTGTATGGTGGAGAACTCAGTGTTGGGGACGAAGTAATAGTGTTGCCATCCATGACTCGTTCTACAATAAAGGATATTTATTTTTATGATAAAAAGTACCAAACTGCGCCACGACGCTCTTCAGTAACCATTACTTTGGAAGATGAGGTAAATGTTAGCAGGGGCGATATGTTGGTCAAGGTAGGTGACTTGCCTACCGTGGACAAGCAATTAACGGCAACCATATCGTGGATGGATGGTGCCAGTTTTATTCCCGGAGGAAAATATGTACTACAACATGGGGTAAATAAAGTGCTGGCCAAAGTGGATGCCATAGAGCATAAAATCAATCCGGACTATTCAGGGATAGAGGAAAATGTTTCTGCTTTGCAAATGAACGACATTGCCAAAGTACGCTTCAGGCTCAACAAACCCATTTTTTATGATAAGTTCAAAAATCACCGCACAAATGGCTCATTTATTTTAATCGATAGCCGAACAAATAATACAGCAGGTGTAGGGTTTATTGAATAG
- a CDS encoding trans-sulfuration enzyme family protein, producing the protein MKKFETEAIRTQIERSQNLEHSSPIYMTSSFVFEDAEDMRASFAEEKERNIYSRYSNPNSSELIEKVCQMEGAESGFAYASGMSAVFSTLAALLNAGDHIISSKSIFGSTHSLFTQFFPKWNIETSYFDANDVSQIEGLIKPNTKILYAETPTNPGVDVLDLAVLGKIAKAHGLIFIVDNCFATPYLQQPIKFGADLVIHSGTKLMDGQGRVLAGITVGNGDLMDKVYRFSRITGPALSPFNAWVLSRSLETLAVRVDRHCENALKLATYLEGHKKIEWVKYPFLKSHPNHEIAKKQMKAGGCVVAFGVKGGLEAGREFFNGIRLLSLSANLGDSRSIVTHPASTTHSKLTTEERNAVGISDGMVRVSVGLEHIDDIISDIEQALG; encoded by the coding sequence ATGAAAAAATTTGAAACAGAAGCGATTCGCACCCAAATAGAGCGTAGTCAAAATTTGGAGCATTCCAGTCCCATTTATATGACCTCCAGCTTTGTTTTTGAAGATGCAGAGGATATGCGGGCCTCTTTTGCCGAAGAAAAGGAACGGAATATTTACTCCAGATATTCCAATCCCAATTCATCGGAATTGATTGAAAAAGTTTGCCAAATGGAGGGGGCGGAAAGCGGCTTCGCCTATGCTTCGGGTATGTCGGCCGTTTTTTCCACCTTGGCAGCCTTGTTAAATGCCGGAGATCATATTATATCTTCCAAGAGTATTTTTGGATCTACGCATAGTTTGTTTACCCAATTTTTCCCAAAATGGAATATCGAAACCAGTTATTTTGATGCCAACGATGTATCTCAAATCGAAGGGTTGATCAAACCTAATACAAAAATCCTATATGCGGAAACCCCGACCAATCCTGGGGTGGATGTTTTAGATCTGGCCGTTTTGGGAAAGATCGCCAAAGCACATGGACTTATATTTATTGTGGACAATTGTTTTGCGACCCCATATTTACAGCAACCCATAAAGTTCGGGGCCGACTTGGTCATCCACTCCGGGACCAAGTTAATGGACGGGCAGGGCAGGGTACTGGCCGGAATCACCGTTGGCAATGGTGATTTAATGGACAAAGTATATCGGTTTTCAAGGATTACAGGGCCAGCATTGTCTCCCTTCAATGCTTGGGTATTGTCACGAAGCTTGGAAACCTTGGCTGTTCGGGTTGATAGACATTGTGAGAATGCTCTGAAATTGGCCACCTATCTCGAAGGTCATAAAAAAATTGAATGGGTCAAATACCCTTTTTTAAAATCACACCCCAACCACGAAATTGCCAAAAAGCAGATGAAAGCAGGCGGGTGTGTTGTTGCTTTCGGGGTCAAGGGCGGTCTGGAAGCAGGCAGGGAATTCTTTAATGGAATTCGATTGTTGTCCCTTTCGGCCAACTTGGGCGATTCGCGAAGTATAGTAACCCACCCTGCTTCAACAACGCACAGCAAGCTTACCACCGAAGAACGTAATGCCGTTGGTATATCGGATGGCATGGTCCGGGTATCCGTAGGCCTTGAGCATATTGATGATATTATTTCGGATATTGAACAGGCCTTGGGGTAA
- a CDS encoding GIY-YIG nuclease family protein, protein MKGYVYILQCSDGSYYTGSTVDLDKRLREHQDGKGANHTKKRLPVKLLYAEEYLSIAMAFEREKQIQGWSRPKKEALINGEFEVLPYLSECKNETNFKYYKEEK, encoded by the coding sequence GTGAAAGGTTACGTATATATATTACAATGTTCGGATGGTAGCTATTACACCGGAAGCACTGTTGATTTGGACAAGCGTTTGCGAGAGCATCAAGATGGAAAAGGAGCCAATCACACCAAGAAAAGATTGCCTGTTAAATTATTGTATGCTGAAGAGTATTTGAGTATTGCAATGGCTTTTGAACGTGAAAAGCAAATTCAAGGGTGGTCACGACCAAAGAAAGAAGCTCTTATTAATGGCGAGTTTGAGGTTTTGCCTTATTTATCTGAATGTAAAAACGAAACGAACTTTAAATATTATAAAGAAGAAAAATGA